A genomic region of Burkholderia humptydooensis contains the following coding sequences:
- a CDS encoding DEAD/DEAH box helicase: MDITPTRPAAGALGAFHPVVAAWFSGTFAAPTTAQALAWPHIKAGRSTLVAAPTGSGKTLTAFLSALDDLVRDALAHDGALPDETLVVYVSPLKALSNDIHVNLDVPLAGIAAEIARRGLPVPQIRTAVRTGDTTQAERVAHRKHAPHILVTTPESLYVLLSSESGRRMLASTRTVIVDEIHALATAKRGSHLALSLERLDALVGRKLPRIGLSATQKPVEAVARFLVGGRDDAPLDCAIVDTGHTRTRDLALELPPVPLGPVMANDVWERLYDRIAELAAAHRTTLVFVNTRRMAERAARHLADRLGADAIAAHHGSLAKEHRFDAEQRLKHGRLKLLVATASLELGIDIGDVDLVCQLGSPRGIAPFLQRVGRSGHRVGGVPKGRLFPLSRDELVECAALLDCVRRGELDLLRIPRAPLDVLAQQLVAEVACREWDEHALYRCVTQAAPYATLARETFDDVLKMLAEGFTSRRGARAAYLHRDVVAHTVRGRRGARLAAVTSGGTIPDNADYAVLLEPQGVNIGTVNEDFAVESLAGDVFQLGNQSYRIIRIETGRVRVEDAHGQAPNIPFWLGEAPARSDELSAGVARLRAQVDALLARGDAAGAPAAAPAPRRLAPVLAWLTGELGLDAEAARQIADYLARARAALGALPTQDTLVMERFFDESGGMQLVIHSPFGSRINRAWGLALRKRFCRSFNFELQAAATDDALILSLSLAHSFALDEVWRYLRASSAEHVLIQALLDAPLFTARWRWNATTSLALPRFAGGRKVAPQLQRMRSDDLLATVFPDQVACAENIVGEREVPKHPLVDQTLDDCLHDAMDTEGWLALLRRIETDGVALVARDLSAPSPLAAEILNAKPYAFLDDAPLEERRTQAVLARRWTDPESADDLGALDAGAIDSVRDEAWPLVRDDDEMHDALIGLACVADDEIDSHDGWRACAARLAAGRRAARLALAGGRGLWIAAERVACMRALYGEDVAPDPPLAPPPGFDAPWERDAALVDVIRARLTGFGPLTADALAAPLALPAASVAIALAALEREGYAMRGRFTPGARDDEWCERHLLARIHRYTVKRLRREIEPVELADFMRFLFHWQRVAPDTRGLGVDALAPVVHQLEGFEAAASAWEDEILPARLADYVAGGLDEPCRAGKLTWTRLGAPPKAASAPVKTTPVVLLPRRELAVWQALRDPAALPALSARAERVRATLAAYGAMFFDELTAHARLLPVELERALGELVAAGLVNADSFAGLRALIRPAAQRRTHRSSRVRRGGALIGGMDDAGRWALVQRLPLAPLDFDEDDDDASGGDARRSGASVADADADARIARAMRAAPPPTGRHAIAPAALEHVARTLLRRYGVVFWRILACEAEWMPSWRELLPVYRRLEARGEIRGGRFVAGLAGEQFALPDAIPILRELRRRPAEGLLLCVSGADPLNLTGTLLPGERVPALAGNRLLFRDGVPIAALVGGQFVYARELDAAGQDDARARLARHR, translated from the coding sequence ATGGACATCACCCCCACCCGCCCCGCCGCCGGCGCGCTCGGCGCGTTCCACCCCGTCGTCGCCGCCTGGTTCTCCGGCACGTTCGCCGCGCCCACCACCGCGCAGGCGCTCGCGTGGCCGCACATCAAGGCCGGCCGCTCGACGCTCGTCGCCGCGCCGACGGGCTCCGGCAAGACGCTCACCGCGTTCCTGTCCGCGCTCGACGATCTCGTGCGCGACGCGCTCGCGCACGACGGCGCGCTGCCGGACGAGACGCTCGTCGTCTACGTGTCGCCGCTGAAGGCGCTGTCGAACGACATCCACGTCAACCTCGACGTGCCGCTCGCCGGCATCGCCGCCGAGATCGCGCGGCGCGGGCTGCCCGTGCCGCAGATCCGCACCGCGGTGCGCACCGGCGACACCACGCAGGCCGAGCGCGTCGCGCACCGCAAGCACGCGCCGCACATTCTCGTCACGACCCCGGAATCGCTGTACGTGCTGCTGTCGTCCGAATCGGGCCGGCGGATGCTCGCGAGCACGCGCACCGTGATCGTCGACGAAATCCACGCGCTCGCGACAGCCAAGCGCGGCAGCCATCTTGCGCTGTCGCTCGAGCGGCTCGACGCGCTCGTCGGCCGCAAGCTGCCGCGCATCGGGTTGTCCGCGACGCAAAAGCCGGTCGAGGCGGTCGCGCGCTTTCTCGTCGGCGGCCGCGACGACGCGCCGCTCGATTGCGCGATCGTCGATACCGGCCACACGCGCACGCGCGATCTCGCGCTCGAATTGCCGCCCGTTCCGCTCGGGCCGGTGATGGCGAACGACGTGTGGGAACGCCTCTACGACCGCATCGCGGAACTGGCCGCCGCGCACCGGACGACGCTCGTGTTCGTCAACACGCGCCGGATGGCCGAGCGCGCGGCGCGCCATCTCGCGGACCGGCTCGGCGCGGACGCGATCGCCGCGCACCACGGCAGCCTCGCGAAGGAGCACCGCTTCGACGCCGAGCAGCGCCTGAAGCACGGCAGGCTGAAGCTGCTCGTCGCGACCGCGTCGCTCGAGCTCGGCATCGACATCGGCGACGTCGACCTCGTCTGCCAGCTCGGCTCGCCGCGCGGCATCGCGCCGTTCCTGCAGCGCGTCGGACGCTCCGGGCACCGCGTCGGCGGCGTGCCGAAGGGGCGACTCTTTCCGCTGTCGCGCGACGAGCTCGTCGAATGCGCGGCGCTCCTCGACTGCGTGCGGCGCGGCGAGCTCGATCTGCTGCGCATCCCGCGCGCGCCGCTCGACGTGCTCGCGCAGCAGCTCGTCGCCGAAGTCGCCTGCCGCGAATGGGACGAGCACGCGCTCTATCGCTGCGTGACGCAGGCCGCGCCCTACGCGACGCTCGCGCGCGAGACGTTCGACGACGTGCTGAAGATGCTCGCCGAGGGCTTCACGAGCCGGCGCGGCGCGCGCGCCGCGTACCTGCATCGCGACGTCGTCGCGCACACGGTGCGCGGGCGGCGCGGCGCGCGGCTCGCGGCCGTCACGTCGGGCGGCACGATCCCCGACAACGCCGACTACGCGGTGCTGCTCGAGCCGCAGGGCGTGAACATCGGCACCGTCAACGAGGACTTTGCGGTCGAGAGCCTCGCGGGCGACGTGTTCCAGCTCGGCAACCAGTCGTACCGGATCATCCGGATCGAGACGGGGCGCGTGCGCGTCGAGGATGCGCACGGGCAGGCGCCGAACATCCCGTTCTGGCTCGGCGAGGCGCCCGCGCGCAGCGACGAGCTGTCGGCGGGCGTCGCGCGGCTGCGCGCGCAGGTCGACGCGCTGCTTGCGCGCGGCGATGCGGCCGGCGCGCCCGCGGCCGCACCCGCGCCGCGCCGCCTCGCGCCCGTGCTCGCGTGGCTGACGGGCGAGCTCGGCCTCGACGCCGAGGCCGCGCGGCAGATTGCCGACTACCTCGCGCGCGCCCGTGCGGCGCTCGGCGCGCTGCCGACGCAGGACACGCTCGTGATGGAGCGCTTCTTCGACGAATCGGGCGGCATGCAGCTCGTGATCCATTCGCCGTTTGGCAGCCGGATCAACCGCGCGTGGGGCCTCGCGCTGCGCAAGCGCTTCTGCCGCAGCTTCAACTTCGAGCTGCAGGCGGCCGCGACCGACGACGCGCTGATCCTCTCGCTGTCGCTCGCGCACAGCTTCGCGCTCGACGAGGTGTGGCGCTACCTGCGCGCGTCGAGCGCCGAGCACGTGCTGATCCAGGCGCTCCTCGACGCGCCGCTCTTCACCGCGCGCTGGCGCTGGAACGCGACGACGTCGCTCGCGCTGCCGCGCTTCGCGGGCGGCCGCAAGGTCGCGCCGCAACTGCAGCGGATGAGGAGCGACGATCTGCTCGCGACCGTGTTCCCCGATCAGGTCGCATGCGCGGAGAACATCGTCGGCGAGCGCGAAGTGCCGAAGCATCCGCTCGTCGACCAGACGCTCGACGACTGCCTGCACGACGCGATGGACACCGAAGGCTGGCTCGCGCTGCTGCGGCGGATCGAGACGGACGGCGTCGCGCTCGTCGCGCGCGATCTGAGCGCGCCGTCGCCGCTCGCGGCCGAGATCCTGAACGCGAAGCCTTACGCGTTCCTCGACGACGCGCCGCTCGAAGAGCGCCGCACGCAAGCGGTGCTCGCGCGGCGCTGGACCGATCCGGAATCGGCCGACGATCTCGGCGCGCTCGATGCGGGCGCGATCGACTCGGTGCGCGACGAGGCGTGGCCGCTCGTGCGCGACGACGACGAGATGCACGACGCGCTCATCGGGCTCGCATGCGTCGCCGACGATGAAATCGATTCGCACGACGGCTGGCGCGCGTGCGCCGCGCGGCTCGCGGCGGGCCGGCGCGCGGCGCGGCTCGCGCTCGCCGGCGGCCGCGGGCTGTGGATTGCCGCCGAGCGCGTCGCGTGCATGCGCGCGCTGTACGGCGAGGACGTCGCGCCCGATCCGCCGCTTGCCCCGCCGCCCGGCTTCGACGCGCCGTGGGAGCGCGACGCCGCGCTCGTCGACGTGATCCGCGCGCGCCTCACGGGCTTCGGCCCGCTCACGGCCGACGCGCTCGCCGCGCCGCTCGCGCTGCCCGCCGCGTCGGTCGCGATCGCGCTCGCCGCGCTCGAGCGCGAGGGCTACGCGATGCGCGGACGCTTCACGCCGGGCGCGCGCGACGACGAATGGTGCGAGCGGCACCTGCTCGCGCGCATCCATCGCTATACGGTCAAGCGCCTGCGCCGCGAGATCGAGCCCGTCGAGCTCGCGGATTTCATGCGCTTCCTGTTCCACTGGCAGCGCGTCGCGCCCGATACGCGCGGCTTGGGCGTGGACGCGCTCGCGCCGGTCGTCCATCAGCTCGAAGGCTTCGAGGCGGCCGCGAGCGCGTGGGAAGACGAGATCCTGCCCGCGCGGCTCGCCGACTACGTGGCGGGCGGCCTCGACGAGCCGTGCCGCGCCGGCAAGCTGACGTGGACGCGGCTCGGCGCGCCGCCGAAGGCCGCGAGCGCGCCGGTGAAGACGACGCCCGTCGTGCTGCTGCCGCGCCGCGAGCTCGCGGTCTGGCAGGCGCTGCGCGATCCGGCCGCGCTGCCGGCGCTGTCCGCGCGCGCCGAGCGCGTGCGCGCGACGCTCGCCGCGTATGGCGCGATGTTCTTCGACGAGCTGACCGCGCACGCGCGCCTGTTGCCCGTCGAGCTCGAGCGCGCGCTCGGCGAGCTCGTCGCGGCGGGCCTCGTCAATGCGGACAGCTTCGCGGGCCTGCGCGCGCTGATCCGGCCGGCCGCGCAGCGCCGCACGCACCGGTCGTCGCGCGTGCGGCGCGGCGGCGCGCTGATCGGCGGGATGGACGACGCGGGGCGCTGGGCGCTCGTGCAGCGGCTGCCGCTCGCGCCGCTCGATTTTGATGAAGACGACGATGACGCATCCGGAGGCGACGCGCGCCGCTCCGGCGCATCCGTCGCCGATGCCGATGCCGATGCGCGCATCGCGCGCGCGATGCGTGCGGCGCCGCCGCCGACGGGCCGCCATGCGATCGCGCCCGCCGCGCTCGAGCACGTCGCGCGGACGCTGCTGCGCCGCTACGGCGTCGTGTTCTGGCGCATCCTCGCCTGCGAGGCCGAATGGATGCCGAGCTGGCGCGAGCTGCTGCCCGTCTACCGGCGGCTCGAGGCGCGCGGCGAGATCCGCGGCGGCCGCTTCGTCGCGGGCCTCGCGGGCGAGCAGTTCGCGCTGCCCGACGCGATCCCGATCCTGCGCGAGCTCCGCCGTCGGCCGGCCGAAGGGTTGCTGCTGTGCGTAAGCGGGGCCGATCCGCTCAATCTGACAGGCACGCTGCTGCCCGGCGAGCGCGTGCCCGCGCTCGCGGGCAACCGGCTCCTGTTCCGCGACGGCGTGCCGATCGCCGCGCTCGTCGGCGGGCAGTTCGTCTATGCGCGCGAGCTCGACGCAGCCGGGCAGGACGACGCGCGCGCGAGGCTTGCGCGGCATCGGTAA
- the ggt gene encoding gamma-glutamyltransferase: MNATNRFKSTVLAALMSTAVAGFLPSAPAHAKGPQQHVVLDGSAVAVADKYSADAAEQIFKQGGNAVDAAVAIAFTLAVTYPEAGNIGGGGFMTVYIGGKPYFLDYRERAPLAATKDMYLDKDGNVVKGMSLYGDRAVGVPGTVAGMWEVQKRFGKLKWKQVLAPAVRYARDGFIVDEQLAQRGVDASKEFGGKTNFDQYFSGLKAGANFRQPELAAVLARIANDGAKDFYDGRTADLIAASMKKGGGLITKQDLIQYKAVWREPIQASWNGYRVITAPPPSSGGIGLVQLLKMKADRKADFDGVSLNSPQYVHLIAEIEKRVFADRAQYLGDPDFYKVPVAQLTDDAYIAKRAAEVNPEKPSDTKSVQPGLGTSMPEKAETTHFSVVDKWGNAVSNTYTINGYFGSGVVAEGTGIVLNDEMDDFSAKPGVANMFGVVGSDANAIEPRKRPLSSMSPTILTKDGKVALVIGTPGGSRIFTSIFQVITNLYDFRMPLKDAVGAMRFHHQLLPPNTIFWEPYHPIDGDLAKGIEAKGYTLKGQDFSGDIQAIQIDGKTPEAVSDPRGRGVSRVIQ, translated from the coding sequence ATGAACGCAACGAATCGCTTCAAGTCGACGGTGCTCGCCGCACTCATGAGCACGGCGGTCGCCGGCTTCCTGCCGAGCGCGCCCGCTCACGCGAAAGGCCCGCAGCAGCACGTCGTGCTGGACGGCTCGGCCGTCGCGGTCGCCGACAAATACAGCGCCGACGCGGCCGAGCAGATCTTCAAGCAGGGCGGCAACGCGGTCGACGCCGCGGTCGCGATCGCGTTCACGCTCGCCGTCACCTATCCGGAAGCGGGCAACATCGGCGGCGGCGGCTTCATGACCGTCTACATCGGCGGCAAGCCGTACTTCCTCGACTATCGCGAGCGCGCGCCGCTCGCCGCGACGAAGGACATGTATCTCGACAAGGACGGCAACGTCGTCAAGGGCATGAGCCTGTACGGCGATCGCGCGGTCGGCGTGCCGGGCACGGTGGCCGGGATGTGGGAAGTGCAGAAGCGCTTCGGCAAGCTGAAGTGGAAGCAGGTGCTCGCGCCCGCGGTTCGCTATGCGCGCGACGGCTTCATCGTCGACGAGCAGCTCGCGCAGCGCGGCGTCGACGCGTCGAAGGAGTTCGGCGGCAAGACGAACTTCGATCAATATTTCAGCGGCCTGAAGGCGGGCGCGAACTTCAGGCAGCCGGAGCTCGCGGCGGTGCTCGCGCGCATCGCGAACGACGGCGCGAAGGACTTCTACGACGGCAGGACGGCCGACCTGATCGCCGCGTCGATGAAGAAGGGCGGCGGCCTGATCACGAAGCAGGACCTGATTCAGTACAAGGCGGTGTGGCGCGAGCCGATCCAGGCGAGCTGGAACGGCTATCGCGTGATCACCGCGCCGCCGCCGAGCTCGGGCGGCATCGGCCTCGTCCAGTTGCTGAAGATGAAGGCGGACCGCAAGGCCGACTTCGACGGCGTCTCGCTCAATTCGCCGCAATATGTGCACCTGATCGCCGAGATCGAGAAGCGCGTGTTCGCCGATCGCGCGCAGTATCTCGGCGACCCGGACTTCTACAAGGTGCCCGTCGCGCAGCTCACCGACGACGCGTACATCGCGAAGCGCGCGGCCGAGGTGAATCCGGAGAAGCCGTCCGACACGAAGAGCGTGCAGCCGGGCCTGGGCACGTCGATGCCGGAGAAGGCGGAGACGACGCACTTCTCGGTCGTCGACAAGTGGGGCAACGCGGTGTCGAACACGTACACGATCAACGGCTACTTCGGCTCGGGCGTCGTCGCCGAAGGCACGGGCATCGTGCTCAACGACGAGATGGACGACTTCTCCGCGAAGCCGGGCGTCGCGAACATGTTCGGCGTCGTCGGCAGCGACGCGAACGCGATCGAGCCGAGGAAGCGGCCGCTGTCGTCGATGTCGCCGACGATCCTGACGAAGGACGGCAAGGTCGCGCTCGTGATCGGCACGCCGGGCGGCTCGCGGATCTTCACGTCGATCTTCCAGGTGATCACGAACCTGTACGACTTCAGGATGCCGCTGAAGGACGCGGTCGGCGCGATGCGCTTTCACCATCAACTGCTGCCGCCGAACACGATCTTCTGGGAGCCGTACCACCCGATCGACGGCGATCTGGCGAAGGGCATCGAGGCGAAGGGCTACACGCTGAAGGGCCAGGATTTCAGCGGCGACATCCAGGCGATCCAGATCGACGGCAAGACGCCCGAGGCCGTGTCCGATCCGCGCGGCCGCGGCGTGTCGCGCGTGATCCAGTGA
- a CDS encoding metal-dependent hydrolase, with protein MASHAAHHASGWAAGLVAAALVAQAGAAGPWHVYSLAAFAAGVAGGTAPDWLELAWWRRSRRLWVTHRTVTHWGVAWVAMLVFAYRSLGHRHGWAAPLFGFACGGLVHLIADWPNPLGVPWLWKRHSLNWWNSGHCDLIVVAAAWAGALWLAQAAWGHAAPLAHWLGWLRTV; from the coding sequence ATGGCATCACACGCAGCACATCATGCGAGCGGCTGGGCCGCGGGGCTCGTCGCCGCGGCGCTCGTCGCGCAGGCGGGCGCGGCGGGACCGTGGCACGTCTACAGCCTCGCCGCGTTCGCGGCGGGCGTCGCGGGCGGCACCGCGCCCGACTGGCTCGAACTCGCGTGGTGGCGCCGCTCGCGGCGGCTCTGGGTCACGCATCGCACCGTCACGCACTGGGGCGTCGCGTGGGTCGCGATGCTCGTCTTCGCGTACCGGTCGCTCGGCCATCGCCACGGGTGGGCGGCGCCGCTTTTCGGCTTCGCGTGCGGCGGCCTCGTCCACCTGATCGCCGACTGGCCGAACCCGCTCGGCGTGCCGTGGCTGTGGAAGCGCCATTCGCTGAACTGGTGGAACAGCGGGCACTGCGATCTGATCGTCGTCGCGGCCGCATGGGCGGGCGCGCTGTGGCTCGCGCAGGCCGCGTGGGGGCACGCGGCGCCGCTCGCGCACTGGCTCGGCTGGCTGCGCACGGTGTGA
- a CDS encoding TolC family protein, whose product MAGRVLYRFLTIQNSPKRCMRFNSLFKTFNLCRRPLDTRRKRETEMFETANLGASSKFRHAGFHLTTKSFRLRVNVAYVTVCAALAALGTGSESARAFCLDDAYQHAISNDPKFLQARAEYDAARQKFPQARAQMLPQVSAQLEWGRYGTHANLFGIDVSGNSTAAYGAAQLSQALFNMPYLYDMSRAKEFEESARQQLEVAKQELIMRVANACFDLLSAREKLQLADDEVDALTRLESDTRRMAQLGMKTIGDTAEIEARRSLAQSDEALARTDVEARRARYETLLGSAIDFTRWPRLAMHGVSPRIPTGDYQPQDNPSYQQAYRDLRVARLASKRINAEHLPTVDLFATYSRGLNPNLRGLTDKNDFHQSAIGVQVTIPIFSGGSVHYRKIEADRVATQYQNRLREVEQQLSTDHRETLAALQSIGARIRALQQSLQAARLAYDSSMKAHQVGYSTTYETLNLRTDISNIRQKLFESYLDALKLQLKLKGILGTLDEQSLVAVDSFLASNAAQTDRKSE is encoded by the coding sequence ATGGCCGGCCGCGTCTTATATAGATTTTTGACGATCCAGAATTCACCAAAAAGATGCATGCGTTTCAACTCATTATTTAAAACGTTTAATTTGTGTCGCAGACCGCTTGACACAAGGCGGAAGAGGGAGACGGAGATGTTTGAAACAGCGAATTTGGGTGCCTCGTCTAAATTTCGGCATGCGGGTTTTCACTTAACGACAAAATCCTTTCGGCTTCGCGTCAATGTGGCTTACGTTACTGTTTGCGCGGCGCTTGCCGCACTCGGCACCGGTTCCGAATCGGCGCGCGCATTCTGTCTCGACGACGCTTATCAGCACGCGATCTCGAACGATCCGAAATTCCTCCAGGCGCGCGCCGAATACGACGCCGCGCGGCAGAAGTTTCCGCAGGCGCGCGCGCAGATGCTGCCGCAGGTGAGCGCGCAGCTCGAATGGGGCCGCTACGGCACGCACGCGAACCTGTTCGGCATCGACGTGAGCGGCAACAGCACCGCCGCGTACGGCGCCGCGCAGCTCTCGCAGGCGCTCTTCAACATGCCGTACCTGTACGACATGAGCCGCGCGAAGGAATTCGAGGAATCCGCGCGGCAGCAGCTCGAAGTCGCGAAGCAGGAGCTGATCATGCGCGTCGCGAACGCGTGCTTCGATCTGCTGTCCGCGCGCGAGAAACTGCAGCTCGCCGACGACGAAGTCGACGCGCTCACGCGCCTCGAGAGCGACACGCGCCGCATGGCGCAGCTCGGCATGAAGACGATCGGCGACACGGCCGAGATCGAGGCGCGCAGAAGTCTCGCGCAATCGGACGAGGCGCTCGCGCGCACCGACGTCGAGGCGCGCCGCGCCCGCTACGAGACGCTGCTCGGCTCCGCGATCGACTTCACGCGCTGGCCGCGGCTCGCGATGCACGGCGTGTCGCCGCGCATTCCGACGGGCGACTACCAGCCTCAGGACAACCCGTCGTATCAGCAGGCGTACCGCGACCTGCGCGTCGCGCGGCTCGCGTCGAAACGCATCAACGCGGAGCACCTGCCGACCGTCGACCTGTTCGCGACGTATTCGCGCGGCCTCAATCCGAACCTGCGCGGCCTCACCGACAAGAACGACTTCCATCAGAGCGCGATCGGCGTGCAGGTGACGATTCCGATCTTCTCGGGCGGCAGCGTGCACTACAGGAAGATCGAGGCCGACCGCGTCGCGACGCAGTACCAGAACCGGCTGCGCGAAGTCGAGCAGCAACTGAGCACCGACCATCGCGAGACGCTCGCGGCGCTGCAATCGATCGGCGCGCGAATCCGCGCGCTGCAGCAGTCGCTGCAGGCGGCGCGGCTCGCATACGACTCGTCGATGAAGGCGCACCAGGTGGGCTACAGCACGACTTACGAGACGCTGAACCTGCGCACCGACATCTCGAACATCCGCCAGAAGCTGTTCGAGAGCTACCTCGACGCGCTGAAGCTGCAACTGAAGCTCAAGGGCATTCTCGGCACGCTGGACGAGCAGTCGCTCGTCGCGGTCGACAGCTTCCTCGCGAGCAATGCGGCGCAAACGGACCGGAAGAGCGAATGA